In Corticium candelabrum chromosome 1, ooCorCand1.1, whole genome shotgun sequence, the genomic stretch CAGACAAAAGAGGAGGTGAACCAACATGACTGATACACATTGATAAAAACAAATGACGATCAGCCTTTGCAAGCCTAAACCAGAAGTGTTGTGAGTAAACATTTCGTgtacagattgacagatgcCACAACATACCAAAGAACAAGgctttgttttgtttcatctATTGGCTCATAAATTGCCTTCTTCAGTATTCTCTTTGAGTGCTTGTCAAGAGCTTGTTTTACACCACTTACAGAATTATTCAGGCATGCGGTTTCCAACTCAGTGCGAGCAGCTAGTAAAGTACAATCCTCGTGTTACATATACATATGAAATATAAACAAGAATCGCTGTCAAACCTGCCACATCTTCTTGCACTTTTTCATCTTGAAGAATGTTTCTTCCATAAGTTGCTACATTACAAAGCTTGATACAAAAAGTCTCATAAAGAACTACCTTAAAGTCAATGCTCTTGTAACACTACAAGAAGTCTACCATAGAGCACATGCACAAATTACAGAATGCAAGAACACTATCTAAATTATACATGCCTGCCTGTAAACATTTCAGTTTAGTATGACAACTCGATGTGTAATTTACGAAAGTTCAATTATAAGAACACACAAAAGTAGTGACATCTGCTTACCTTCACCTTCCTCCAGCAATTTGGAGCATCGGAAAAAACGCTTGCTTTTAGCTATTTCTAGAGGTGTGTGTTTGCCTCTCGTGTCTCGAAGAAGAGGGTTTGCATTGTGGTTCAACAGCAGCTGCACGCACTCTGCCATTCCTGATAAAGTAGCCAGATGTAGAGCCGTCTACAGTATCAATTGAAAACATTCAGTTAACTTATGGATACAACAAGTAGAAAATATAATGTGAAGCAAGACCTGTCCACTGTCTTTGTAGTCAGACCTGGCATCAGGGTTGCCTGAATGACAACGCAACAGATAAAACACAATGTATTATTGCACTTTAGAAGAAGTTGCCTAGCTGAGCTATGTGATTAATTGATTTTTATGGCCCTAACCCTAcctaacccataaccctaaccctaccctGTAACCTGTAACCCTAACCTGTAACCCTCTGAACCcccaaaaagcaaaatttaaGACTTAACACGTGTCCTACTTCTAATAATGATAAAAATTTAGAAATCAAAATACATCAGCATGTACAACACAAAAAGTAAAAGCTAAATTCTAGATTCACTTCTTAAGCATTAGCTCTTTGCCAAACCttgaaagaacaaattgtgcGAGGGGGATTTGTGTGATTTCGTGCGATCGCAGTTCATCgcaaaattaaattaatggaGTTGGATTTCTTCCTGCACAAATTAGTTGGGCTGGACTTGTTATCATtatcacacaaattaattctgCACTAAGTGATGTTCCTTGAAATCATCCGACTTTATTCCAGcacaattttcttcttttagGGTATGTCCGGATTCTCATCTTTAGTAGCTACAGCATAAACTTCAATACCAACATATAGATGTTAGTAAATGTCATTTTGAATACATACATCTGTATttataataacaaattaaCTATCCATGGGTTGCATGGTTGCTGACCCTCATTTTGCTGGAAAAAACCAGTCTCTAATGACTCACAACCAATCTGACCCTACTTGTACAAAGCCATTGCAATCAATGTCTTAGACAACAGCAAAGTACTCACATGGGCACACTTTGCACCCACAGCGAAACCCAACTTTGGAAAACAAGACCATCTGCATAGTGTTCAATCCCTTTATGTTACTGCCAGCAACACAGAGCTTTGTTTTCCAGTCGAAGTACCTGTTTCTGACAGTGGCTATCAGTAGATACTCAAGCACCCTCATCACCCTACTGGCCACGACACAGCATGTAGACACACAAAAGAGAGAGGATGCATGGAATTGGGAATTGGATACACGAGACTATACCCAAACACCAACAGTTTCTAAAAGCGCAGATACTTAATTTTTCGCTCTTCCTTAATTGCTTCATTGAGCAAGCCACACGTAGTATTGCCATTGCATGTCCTAAACTGACCAAGCATGCAATGAGAAATAATTTCATGTGATCAGTCATGCATAGATGCAGTGTTATAATAGTGCACGTGGTAAACAATTGTAACTGTGAAGGTGTCAACTACTACAAATCATCACCTCTCGCCACCAGACGTAAACAAAAGATGTGACATGGTTTGACTATCTATATCTAGACATAGCTAGGTGTGAGACGACCACATGCCGTGCACACGTACGCTTTTTTCTTGGATTTTCTGCTTAAATCGATACTGACAACAGAATTACATAATGGCTTACATCCGTGGATGGAGAGCAGctttttgagacacgatgtcgAGCCCTCTTGCGCAGCGATGTGAAGCAAAGTGCGATTTCCTCGGTTCTTGAAGCGATGGTGAATGAGATCTGGTCTTGCTATCAACAATTCATCCAATTTATCAACATCGCCACGTACCAAAGCAACCAGGCTAGCTCTTTCGTAGTTCGCAGACGCAGCAGCCATTCTGCACGTGATCGACACACCCACAGTTCacactagtctcgcgtggccagacgtttgCGCGCGGGGGGAGGGGCGTGCGGAGAGGAGGAGCCTGTAGTACgcgaacgtctggccacgcgagactaagttCACAGAGGGCAACATTCGGGATTGTACAATATATCTAGCTCGACATCCTGTGTCCTGTATTGCTCGGTTTCACTGTCAAAATTCGTCAtctaactagttgtacggtatccgtaggcacctcgcgttggtgagtaacacgtccaacggagttttcagaccgtctactgcaatgccgagtcctagctagacaatacgtatttttTGAAACTCTATAGAGTTTCAAAACTAGCTAGCTGgctggaagtaaacatgcaaacttcctagtagtatagattacgtatataggcctggtataggtatttgtcgttttgcgatcgtgatcaagacaattgaaatgtacagtctaggtatgcactcagttccgttgtaacgacagtgatatggtatttactgcatagaaattgatatcagcaacgTTGACTATCAACaatgttagatgcagcacagtgtagtaaaggattgattgtagtattggacgtgtgaatagttgactgtaggtggcattcaactcctgaaggtgtttcttggttgtcaagtacacacaatccctagctacaatacaaaaggatgggcgacggaagtttatacagctttttcgtcgccgtttgctcacttagacgaatcgttcttagactcatctgtagtcggacacggaaacgattttttaacgtaggtcctatcatgaaacgtggtcgtggggaggagaaatttgagatttgtgtacacacacacacacacacacacacacacacacacacacacacacacacacacacacacacacacacacacacacacacacacacacacgcacgtgtggcgtgcgtgcgtgcgtgcgtgcgtgtgtgtatgtgtgtgtgcacgcacgtgtgtgtgtgtgtgtgtgtgtgtgtgtgtgtgtgtgtgtgtgtgtgtgtgtgtgtgtgtgtgtgtgtgtgtgtgtgtgtgtgtgttatctgtgttatctgtattatatataaatatatatacatacacacacacacacacacatatatatatatatatatatatatatatatatatatatatatataccatgagctcgatggagagccatatatgACCACGCTCCTTtttgttgtgcgacccggattagaagcctcgctacgctcggcaattatgACGACGGACACCAAGTATTTTCCACTTTGCAGCTCCTATCGGATTCAATTGCAAGATGCTCAGGTAGGTCTGTTAGAAAGAGAGAGAATATGGCGCAGTAAGATCGATAGTCACAGCGCTAAGAGAGGAAGTCTCTCAGCAACAGTGCTGaggtaaccctaaccctactAATACGTTAATTAACTACGGTATCCGTaagcgcctcgcgttcgtgagtaacacgtccaacggagttttcagatcGTCTActgagtcctagctagacaatatgtTACGTATGTGCACGGGTTCAGCACTTGTATTATATTTCCTTACAATAAACTCTAtacgcacagacagactaggCACTAGCTCTACTAGGCTCGTACAGCTCTTCTAATCTCTCACAACCAATGCAAGTCTTTAGTAGTAACTCAATCCACATTAGTAACTTCTCGTACTAATTAGTCTCAGTACACCacacaatacgtatttgttgaaaccctagctgtcatggcagtaaacatgcaaacttcctagtagtttagattacgtatataggcctggtgtaggtagtcgtcgttttgcgattgtgatcaagaaaattgaaatgtacagtctaggtatgcactcagttccgttgtaacgacagtgatatggtatttactgcatagaaattgatatcagcaacgTTGACTATCAACaatgttagatgcagcacagtgtagtaaaggattgattgtagtattggacgtgtgaatagttgactgtaggtggcattcaactcctgaaggtgtttcttggttgtcaagtacacacaatccctagctacaatacaaaaggatgggcgacggaagtttatacagctttttcgtcgccgtttgctcacttagacgaatcgttcttagactcatctgtagtcggacacggaaacgattttttaacgtaggtcctatcatgaaacgtggtcgtggggaggagaaatttgagatttgtgtacacacacacacacacacacacacacacacacacacacacacacacacacacacacacacacacacacacacgcacgtgtggcgtgcgtgcgtgcgtgcgtgcgtgtgtgtatgtgtgtgtgcacgcacgtgtgtgtgtgtgtgtgtgtgtgtgtgtgtgtgtgtgtgtgtgtgtgtgtgtgtgtgtgtgtgtgtgtgtgtgtgtgtgtgtgtgtgtgtgtgtgtgttatctgtgttatctgtattatatataaatatatatacatacacacacacacacacatatatatatatatatatatatatatatatatatatatatatataccatgagctcgatggagagccatatatgACCACGCTCCTTtttgttgtgcgacccggattagaagcctcgctacgctcggcaattatgACGACGGACACCAAGTATTTTCCACTTTGCAGCTCCTATCGGATTCAATTGCAAGATGCTCAGGTAGGTCTGTTAGAAAGAGAGAGAATATGGCGCAGTAAGATCGATAGTCACAGCGCTAAGAGAGGAAGTCTCTCAGCAACAGTGCTGaggtaaccctaaccctactAATACGTTAATTAACTACGGTATCCGTaagcgcctcgcgttcgtgagtaacacgtccaacggagttttcagatcGTCTActgagtcctagctagacaatatgtTACGTATGTGCACGGGTTCAGCACTTGTATTATATTTCCTTACAATAAACTCTAtacgcacagacagactaggCACTAGCTCTACTAGGCTCGTACAGCTCTTCTAATCTCTCACAACCAATGCAAGTCTTTAGTAGTAACTCAATCCACATTAGTAACTTCTCGTACTAATTAGTCTCAGTACACCacacaatacgtatttgttgaaaccctagctgtcatggcagtaaacatgcaaacttcctagtagtttagattacgtatataggcctggtgtaggtagtcgtcgttttgcgattgtgatcaagaaaattgaaatgtacagtctaggtatgcactcagttccgttgtaacgacagtggtatggtatttactgacatagaaattgatatcggcaacgttgactatcaacagtgttagatgcagctcagtgtagtaaaggattgattgtagtacgggacgtgtaaatagttgactgtagatggcattcaactcctgaaggtgtttcttggttgtcaagtacacacaatccctagccaCAATacaaaggatggggcgacggaagttcatgaagctttttcgttgccgtttgctcacttaaatAAATcattcttagactcatctgtagtcggataCGAAAACGAtcttttaaggtaggtcctatcgtgaaacgtggttgtggggaggagaaatttgagatttgtgtacacacacacacacacacacacacacacacacacacacacacacacacacacacacacacacacacacacacacacacacacacacacacacgcacacacacacacacacacacacacacacacacacacacaccacacacaccacatctatatatatatatatatatatatatatatatatatataccaagagctcaatggagagccatataggaccacgcccctttctgttgtgcaacccgGACTAGAAGCCTCACTACGCTCATTAACCCTATGGGTATCTAGTTAATTATATTTGCGGCTTGCCTTAGTTAGCTAATTcagtcttcttcttcttttgtctTTCAAACAACTAGGGATTTGATCATGAGGTGTTTTAATTTATGTCTGCTACATGCAGCTCTAGATATCGATATCTAGTGTGTATAAAACTATGCATGATTGAGCTACAgcgtcttaattaattctagGACGCACCGTCTGACTCAGTTTCTTTGTTGTGGGCCTCTGATCTACCaatgcagttaattaattaacgttttgTGCAATTTTCATTGTAATTTGTTATTTCTCTTTGTTTACGTTGGCTCTCTTGTTTTTTCTTTACTCATTTTTTGTATGTGATAATTAAATCTGGTTTATAGGATGAGTAATAGCAGCAGTACCTATGCATTTCCACAGGTGAACTTGAAATATGGCAATAATTTCTACAATGATAAGTACACTGATGCCAGTGCAGGATGGGCAATGGTAGCTGCTATTCTGATATTCTTCATGGTAAGTATTACTACATGTATTGATGACTTGACTTTACACTACTGATTCAACTTTTTTTGGACGTTTACTCTCAAACGTACAACTTGTAGAAGGCAGGTTTTCTTTTCGTGGAGACCACATTTCTCTCTGAAGAGACTCATAGAGGAAGAGTTGTTGTCAGTGTAGGTGACAATGTACATATCTCCTTCTAAAATTTTGCCAATAATTAATGTCATCACAAATAATTAACTTGATGGAATGACatttacttttaattttttctccaaaaacctAATATTTGGTTACAAAGTTTAGACTTATTCCTTGTTTTTGTGTGACTAAACATATTATGACTTATTCATTGTTTTCTGTGTCTAAACGTATTATGTTATGGTGTTCACTGTTGTAGAAATATTTGGACACCTGCTCCAGTGCAGTAGCCTTTTGGCTATTTGGGTTTGCTTTTTCAATTGGATTAAACCCTGCAGTATTAGGAGAAGATCAGGACTACATATTGTGGTTCTTCAGGGTAAGTTTGAACCTTCTGATTTGactgaatacacacacacacacacacacacacacacacacacacacacacacacacacacacacacacacacacacacacacacacacacacacacacacacacacacacaccaccaccaccaccaccaccaccaccaccaccaccaccaccatcatcaccaccaccacaccacaccacaccacaccacacacatatatacaatatactaACGGCACTGTCAGTTTACATTTGCCAGCAACACAGCAACAATCATCGGGGGAACTCTTATTGGAGAAACAAGAAAGATGAAACTGGTTGCTGTCTTGCTTTACTCCTTCATGATCAGCGTAAACACAGAAATACGTGACTTGTTTACAAGAGCATGAAGTTTGTAGtaattttacttttattattTTCCTTTAGAGCATCATACACCCAGCAGTTGCCTACGAAATATGGAGTGAACATGGCATGTGGTCTCCGTTCAAATTTTGCAATGGGACCATTGGTTCTGTCATCAACGGAACGATTACATTGGAACACATTCTAACAGAGAGGCCATCCTCCATGTTTGTGCTGGATTTTGCTGGTTCCGGAGCTGTGCATCTTTTAGGAGGTATGGGTGGTCTTCTTCTTACCCTTTGCTTTAAAGTAGAACAATGGTTGGATGCCCGTGAAAAAAAATTCAACGTACAAGAACAGGAGGCTAGCATGTTACATCAAGTCTTGTAACTACCAATacttataaataaataaatggtCATTGTAGTTGGATTCAATGCGTGATGAAAATGAGTTCACCTGCGGTAAGGAAAAGTCAGAGATACCAATGCCAACTAAGTTAGTTGTACTTGTATACCTGCTAGAGGAATTATTAGCTTTGCAACTGATTTCTTTACTAGAAATTTCTTAGAGTGGATGTATCACGTGGAGTCTGAAATTGTAGAGTATGCAGCACTAGGTGTTCTTATCCTATGGACATCATGGTTAGAATGTTACTTGTATTGGTTAATTCGTCGTATTGTTGACAGTtgcatgatttcaagtttTTCAACTTGCTGTCTCTCCCATGCAGGTTTGCCTTCAATTGCGGTTCAGCTGAAAGCATCTCTGGTATGGACTAGTCTACTGGCTTAATTGTGAACTTGCTTTTTCCATTTGGTAGCCGGTCACTTTAACTGTTTAGAGGATGAACGGATTGTTTGAAGTATTATTACCACACCTTCTGTGACAGTCTTCTCTAGTCACTGATGGTATTACATATaataattgttgttgtagctggAGGCAGTGCATTTACCACTTTACAATAAGCAAAGTTATATTACAAGATTTCCTGGACAGTTAGAGTGGCCGGCTTCTTATTGTACAAATTATTATTGACACGTTGATTTTTATGATGCTTTATTCCTTAGTAAAGTTTGTATAGTCAAGCTACGCAGACAAAACCAGATTCTTCAGTCGTACAGACATTTAACAAATATAATGCATTCAAACGTTGCAGGTGGAACTGATGGTCTACACTCATTCAAAATCTACCACGCAGTAGTGGGGCGAATTGCACTCAATATGGTTGTGTGTGCCGGCTCTGGTGGTTTGTTGGCCATCGGTATCGCTGGTTTTGTGCAGGCAAAAACTGAATTTATTGAATCTATATTGAGCCCATGTCTAAATAGATTTCTTTTATTTAGGTAAAAATGAAAGCAGATCGCATCAACACCAATGAAATCGCCAACGGCATCTTGTCTTGTTTGGTTGCTATCACAGGATGTTGTGCATTCGTGAGACCTTTTGTTGCATTTGGAATTGGAAGTGAGTTGATTGTATGGCTCTAGTAGATGCAAGACTCTGTATGTCTGGTATTTCTAATGCTTTAGTCTTTGCCAtcctcttctatcatctgggaTGTTACATTGAATTCAAGTTGGATTTGAAAGATACGGCCAGAGTTGTTCCTGTTCATGCTTGGAGGTGGGAAGTAATATGAATTTACTTCTTTCTACGACTAACTATTTGAATACGTTTTAGTGGCATGTTGGGACTCTTGGCAAGCTGTTTAGCTGACAACACTTATCTGAGAGAAGTCTATGAAAACGTCTGCTTTTGTCAAGAGCTCAACTTGTCTGACTTCGATATTGTGAGACTGATTTCTACTGTCTGTTGTGAAAGCAACCCTGTCAACTTGCTAGTTTGGGTGTGTAGGGTTTTGGGTTGTTGCTACGTAACCAGTTGGTTGGCATGCTACTCATTATTGTGTGGAGCGTTGCTACCATTGGCCCACTGTTTCTCCTGCTGTCTCTTGTTAGATGCAACAATATTGCCAAGTGAGAGTTTGTGTTTAGAAACATGTGTAAT encodes the following:
- the LOC134181407 gene encoding ammonium transporter 2-like isoform X2; its protein translation is MLRMSNSSSTYAFPQVNLKYGNNFYNDKYTDASAGWAMVAAILIFFMKAGFLFVETTFLSEETHRGRVVVSKYLDTCSSAVAFWLFGFAFSIGLNPAVLGEDQDYILWFFRFTFASNTATIIGGTLIGETRKMKLVAVLLYSFMISSIIHPAVAYEIWSEHGMWSPFKFCNGTIGSVINGTITLEHILTERPSSMFVLDFAGSGAVHLLGGMGGLLLTLCFKVEQWLDAREKKFNVQEQELDSMRDENEFTCGKEKSEIPMPTKNFLEWMYHVESEIVEYAALGVLILWTSWFAFNCGSAESISGGTDGLHSFKIYHAVVGRIALNMVVCAGSGGLLAIGIAGFVQVKMKADRINTNEIANGILSCLVAITGCCAFVRPFVAFGIGIFAILFYHLGCYIEFKLDLKDTARVVPVHAWSGMLGLLASCLADNTYLREVYENVCFCQELNLSDFDIGFGLLLRNQLVGMLLIIVWSVATIGPLFLLLSLVRCNNIAKLLRKEPFPTNHVMWRLVGGGALLTLPYNTKMGDMHMDDMDNPKMD
- the LOC134181407 gene encoding ammonium transporter 2-like isoform X1 gives rise to the protein MTTDTKYFPLCSSYRIQLQDAQVNLKYGNNFYNDKYTDASAGWAMVAAILIFFMKAGFLFVETTFLSEETHRGRVVVSKYLDTCSSAVAFWLFGFAFSIGLNPAVLGEDQDYILWFFRFTFASNTATIIGGTLIGETRKMKLVAVLLYSFMISSIIHPAVAYEIWSEHGMWSPFKFCNGTIGSVINGTITLEHILTERPSSMFVLDFAGSGAVHLLGGMGGLLLTLCFKVEQWLDAREKKFNVQEQELDSMRDENEFTCGKEKSEIPMPTKNFLEWMYHVESEIVEYAALGVLILWTSWFAFNCGSAESISGGTDGLHSFKIYHAVVGRIALNMVVCAGSGGLLAIGIAGFVQVKMKADRINTNEIANGILSCLVAITGCCAFVRPFVAFGIGIFAILFYHLGCYIEFKLDLKDTARVVPVHAWSGMLGLLASCLADNTYLREVYENVCFCQELNLSDFDIGFGLLLRNQLVGMLLIIVWSVATIGPLFLLLSLVRCNNIAKLLRKEPFPTNHVMWRLVGGGALLTLPYNTKMGDMHMDDMDNPKMD